One genomic region from Terriglobales bacterium encodes:
- a CDS encoding ABC transporter permease, with the protein MRSLLHNRLAAFGVTLVCLFVIFALFAPWIAPRDPAQLDLATRLERPSHGHWFGTDELGRDILSRVIYGARISMLVGISVVAGSLLLGLIFGSIAGYYGGRIDRFFNIVVMNAFLSFPGILLAIAFVAFLGPGVFNLILALWIGGWVGYARLVRAQVLSVREREFVEAARALGASDWRVITRHILPNIIQPVIVQAAIGMAGAVLAEATMSFLGLGIPPPTASWGSMLNDGRSHLFDAPHLVLFPAAAVMLAVLSFNFIGDALRDYLDPRSRIEAGL; encoded by the coding sequence ATGCGCTCACTGCTCCACAATCGGCTCGCTGCATTCGGCGTCACACTTGTTTGCCTGTTCGTGATCTTCGCGCTCTTCGCCCCGTGGATCGCACCGCGTGATCCTGCGCAGCTCGATCTGGCAACGCGGCTTGAGCGGCCCAGCCATGGACACTGGTTCGGCACCGATGAGCTTGGACGCGACATCCTTTCGCGCGTTATCTATGGTGCGCGCATCTCGATGCTGGTGGGAATCAGCGTTGTGGCTGGATCGTTGTTGCTCGGTCTGATCTTTGGATCGATCGCCGGATACTACGGCGGACGCATTGATCGCTTCTTCAACATTGTGGTGATGAACGCATTTTTGTCCTTCCCTGGGATTCTTCTGGCCATTGCCTTCGTCGCCTTTCTCGGGCCCGGAGTCTTCAACTTGATCTTGGCTCTGTGGATCGGCGGATGGGTTGGCTACGCGCGTTTGGTGCGCGCGCAGGTGCTCTCGGTTCGGGAACGGGAATTTGTGGAAGCTGCTCGAGCCTTAGGAGCCAGCGACTGGCGCGTGATCACGCGTCATATTCTGCCGAATATCATTCAGCCGGTGATTGTGCAGGCAGCGATCGGCATGGCCGGAGCTGTGCTCGCCGAGGCGACCATGAGCTTTCTTGGATTAGGCATACCGCCGCCGACAGCAAGCTGGGGCTCGATGTTGAATGACGGCCGCTCTCATCTGTTCGACGCGCCGCACCTCGTGCTCTTCCCTGCTGCTGCGGTCATGTTGGCGGTATTGTCGTTTAACTTTATTGGCGATGCGCTGCGTGATTACCTCGATCCACGTTCGCGGATTGAAGCAGGGCTGTAA
- a CDS encoding helix-turn-helix transcriptional regulator, giving the protein MKLGEKIRYLREVEGSIRGLDREMTQQEIVRALKKELGASISQSYLSQIEKGVRPHLTNTTRLLLARFFKVHPGYLVDDPEGYHTELMSDVRTLEERLDLWLIAGAERFRRDPQVKHALLEVAKHNDSRGCLVLLGAILDTPGLAERLLQVLKPNGHSRENGKRRLDSNTRGEEIL; this is encoded by the coding sequence ATGAAGCTGGGCGAAAAAATTCGGTACCTGCGCGAGGTGGAAGGCAGCATTCGCGGGCTTGATCGCGAGATGACGCAGCAGGAGATCGTTCGCGCCTTGAAGAAAGAGTTGGGCGCGAGCATCAGTCAGTCGTATCTCTCGCAGATCGAGAAGGGCGTGCGTCCGCACCTTACTAACACAACGCGCCTGTTGCTCGCCCGCTTTTTCAAGGTGCATCCGGGATACCTGGTGGACGATCCCGAGGGCTATCACACCGAATTGATGTCGGATGTGCGCACCCTCGAAGAACGTCTTGATCTTTGGCTGATCGCCGGTGCGGAGCGCTTTCGCCGCGATCCGCAGGTGAAGCATGCGCTGCTGGAAGTTGCCAAGCACAATGACTCGCGGGGATGTCTGGTGCTGCTGGGCGCGATCTTGGATACCCCGGGATTGGCGGAACGCTTGCTTCAGGTCCTGAAACCGAATGGACACAGCCGCGAAAACGGAAAGCGCAGGCTGGATAGCAACACGCGCGGAGAGGAGATCTTATGA
- a CDS encoding SPFH domain-containing protein has translation MPNFSWQVVTGLAVLGTMFLLAMLAKLFVKAGPNEALIVYGFKGKRVRIGHGTVVFPLFESCRMLSLELMSFDVAPQQDLYTNQGVAVSVEAVAQIKVKSDEVSIFTAAEQFLSKTPAQREGLIRLVMEGHLRGIIGQLTVEQIVKEPEMVADRMRSTCSDDLNKMGLEVVSFTIKEVKDKNEYIANMGRPDVARIKRDADVAAAEAERDTAIKRAEALRESAIAKAKADQERVLAETLSQAKQAEAQRDLEVKKATYSELIKKQQAQADKAYEIQANIQQQTVIAEAVKVQQIEKEQQIKVQEAEILRHEKELIATVLKEAEIERQRIQTLAEADRQRQMLEAEGRASATRAQGEAEAEIIFKKGEAEAKAMNVKAEAYQEWNQAAVVDKLITSLPEVVRAMAAPLANVDKITIVSTGNDGAAGASKITGDMAKIAAQVPALFEAFSGMNMNELLGRVKQLKPDKTDGDASKKKSAGAGSQTQ, from the coding sequence ATGCCGAACTTTTCATGGCAGGTAGTTACTGGACTGGCGGTGCTGGGAACGATGTTCCTCCTGGCAATGCTGGCAAAGCTCTTCGTCAAGGCCGGACCGAATGAGGCGCTGATTGTCTACGGTTTCAAAGGAAAGCGCGTGCGGATCGGACATGGGACGGTGGTATTTCCGTTATTCGAAAGCTGCCGCATGTTGTCGCTCGAGCTGATGTCGTTCGACGTCGCGCCACAGCAGGACCTGTACACCAACCAGGGCGTCGCTGTGTCCGTGGAAGCGGTGGCGCAGATCAAAGTGAAGTCCGACGAGGTCTCGATCTTCACCGCTGCCGAGCAGTTCCTGAGCAAGACACCGGCGCAGCGTGAAGGCCTGATTCGTCTGGTGATGGAAGGACATCTGCGCGGCATCATCGGACAGCTCACGGTGGAACAGATCGTGAAGGAGCCGGAGATGGTTGCCGACCGCATGCGATCGACTTGCTCCGACGATCTGAACAAGATGGGACTCGAAGTCGTGTCGTTCACGATCAAGGAAGTGAAGGACAAGAACGAGTACATCGCCAATATGGGGCGTCCCGACGTTGCTCGCATAAAGCGCGACGCTGATGTAGCCGCCGCCGAAGCCGAACGCGATACAGCAATCAAGCGCGCGGAGGCTCTGAGGGAATCGGCGATTGCGAAGGCTAAAGCCGACCAGGAGCGCGTGCTCGCCGAAACGCTTTCGCAGGCCAAACAGGCCGAGGCGCAGCGCGATCTTGAGGTCAAGAAAGCTACTTACTCGGAGCTGATTAAGAAGCAGCAGGCACAGGCCGATAAGGCTTATGAGATCCAGGCCAACATTCAGCAGCAGACGGTGATTGCCGAGGCTGTGAAGGTGCAGCAGATCGAGAAAGAGCAACAGATCAAGGTGCAGGAAGCGGAAATCCTACGCCACGAGAAGGAACTGATCGCAACCGTGCTGAAAGAGGCTGAGATCGAGCGTCAACGCATTCAAACGCTGGCAGAAGCCGATCGTCAGCGCCAAATGTTAGAAGCCGAAGGTCGCGCCTCCGCGACGCGCGCGCAAGGTGAGGCTGAAGCCGAGATTATCTTCAAGAAAGGCGAGGCTGAAGCCAAGGCGATGAACGTGAAGGCCGAAGCCTATCAGGAGTGGAACCAGGCGGCTGTGGTCGATAAGCTGATTACCAGTCTTCCCGAAGTGGTCCGTGCGATGGCCGCGCCACTCGCGAACGTCGACAAGATCACGATTGTCTCCACTGGAAACGACGGAGCTGCCGGTGCCAGCAAGATCACCGGCGATATGGCGAAGATCGCGGCGCAGGTTCCGGCGTTGTTCGAAGCCTTCTCGGGCATGAACATGAACGAGTTGCTCGGCCGGGTGAAGCAGTTGAAGCCCGACAAGACAGATGGCGATGCCTCAAAGAAGAAGTCGGCGGGCGCCGGTTCGCAGACACAGTAG
- a CDS encoding PspA/IM30 family protein encodes MALLERVSTLIRANINDLVDKAEDPEKMIKQVILDMQNQLLQVKTQVAIAIADQHLLEKKQKENLEKAAEWTRKAELAVSKKQDDLARAAIERSLSTKQTAQNFEQQVADQKIEVENLKTAFRKLEQKLEEAQSKCDVLVAQARRSRVVGKARTAQSAAGNGKHVETFDRMKQKVERGEAINHAHQELTGESIEDRFATLEREDEIERLLTEIKNKSASA; translated from the coding sequence ATGGCATTACTGGAAAGAGTTTCGACGTTAATCCGGGCCAACATCAATGACCTGGTCGATAAGGCAGAAGATCCCGAGAAGATGATCAAGCAGGTCATCCTCGACATGCAGAACCAGCTTCTTCAGGTGAAGACGCAAGTGGCGATTGCGATCGCCGATCAGCATCTGCTCGAGAAGAAGCAGAAAGAAAACCTCGAGAAAGCGGCCGAGTGGACGCGCAAGGCGGAGCTCGCTGTTTCGAAGAAGCAAGACGATCTCGCGCGGGCCGCTATCGAGCGCTCGCTAAGCACGAAGCAAACTGCGCAGAACTTCGAGCAGCAGGTTGCCGATCAGAAGATCGAGGTCGAGAATCTGAAGACCGCTTTTCGCAAGCTCGAACAAAAGCTCGAAGAAGCGCAATCGAAGTGCGACGTGCTAGTTGCCCAGGCTCGCCGGTCTCGCGTGGTCGGGAAGGCTCGCACCGCGCAGTCCGCTGCTGGCAATGGCAAGCATGTTGAGACGTTCGACCGCATGAAACAGAAGGTCGAGCGCGGCGAGGCCATCAACCACGCGCATCAGGAGCTGACCGGCGAGTCGATCGAGGATCGTTTCGCGACGCTGGAACGCGAGGACGAAATCGAGCGCCTGCTGACCGAGATCAAGAACAAGAGCGCGTCAGCGTAA
- a CDS encoding CAP domain-containing protein, whose amino-acid sequence MIRVSCVVLLLSIFFSLRLLGQEITSTTQMEQQILEWTNQERAKVNAPPLKWNNRLALAARLHSDEMAGRKELSHQLKGEPPFTQRLSERGAKFSGAAENVGYADSAEELQSGWMRSPGHRANLLNPVYNEMGVGIVRSGNRLWATTDFATGLQNLSPEDFEQAVEQQLASRRSNRRLAVLKATHSSQLRRVACSGDSSASAAFAALPHPGAQASAFNFTTPSPTDLPSNLMNKVLELPSGNYSIGACATKAGNDGMSTYRVVVILYR is encoded by the coding sequence ATGATTCGAGTATCGTGCGTTGTATTGCTGCTCTCTATTTTTTTTTCGCTGCGGCTGCTCGGTCAAGAGATCACCAGCACCACGCAGATGGAGCAGCAAATCCTGGAATGGACGAACCAGGAGCGCGCAAAAGTAAATGCTCCGCCGCTCAAGTGGAACAACAGATTGGCTCTGGCTGCTCGCCTGCATTCCGATGAGATGGCGGGTCGCAAGGAACTGAGCCACCAGTTGAAGGGCGAACCGCCCTTTACCCAGCGGCTATCGGAGCGTGGCGCGAAGTTCAGCGGCGCGGCTGAGAACGTAGGATACGCCGACAGTGCCGAGGAGTTGCAGAGCGGATGGATGCGCTCGCCCGGGCATCGCGCCAACCTGCTGAATCCTGTCTACAACGAAATGGGTGTGGGAATCGTGCGCTCCGGCAACCGACTATGGGCAACCACGGACTTTGCCACCGGGCTCCAAAATCTCTCGCCGGAGGACTTCGAACAAGCGGTTGAACAACAGCTCGCGTCCCGCAGAAGTAACCGTCGGCTGGCAGTGCTGAAGGCAACGCATTCTTCTCAGTTACGCCGCGTGGCCTGCTCAGGAGATAGTTCTGCGAGCGCGGCCTTCGCTGCCTTGCCGCATCCGGGCGCTCAGGCGTCCGCGTTTAACTTCACCACTCCAAGTCCTACCGATCTTCCTTCCAATCTCATGAACAAGGTGCTCGAACTTCCCTCGGGCAACTATTCCATCGGAGCCTGCGCCACCAAGGCCGGAAATGATGGCATGAGCACCTATCGTGTAGTGGTGATTCTGTATCGCTGA
- a CDS encoding maleylpyruvate isomerase N-terminal domain-containing protein yields MTVFSHERIGQIMPLQPILTVDLFPVLEGMLIEVLRCLRHDDWSRPTLAKQWTVKDVASHLLDGNLKRLSIQRDGFFGLAPPPREGYEAFVGFINRNNTDWVQAARRLSSRVLIDFMEITSKEVHDLFRGLDPDAPALWGVTWAGEETSANWFDIAREYTERWHHQQQIRVAVDRPGISSRELYFPVLDTFMRGMPHAFRSVKAREGTVVEIQITGEAGGSWFVERTDSAWILEQHAPSAEATLKMDQELAWRVFTKAVDVQTAAREVDVRGDRSLAMQALSLVAVLA; encoded by the coding sequence ATGACAGTATTTAGTCACGAACGCATCGGCCAAATCATGCCCCTTCAGCCCATCCTCACCGTCGACCTGTTCCCCGTGCTCGAAGGCATGCTCATCGAAGTGCTCAGGTGCCTGCGACATGACGACTGGTCGCGTCCCACTTTGGCAAAGCAGTGGACGGTCAAAGACGTCGCCTCTCACCTGCTCGACGGCAATCTAAAACGGCTCTCAATCCAACGAGATGGCTTCTTCGGCCTTGCGCCTCCGCCGCGAGAAGGCTACGAGGCTTTCGTGGGATTCATCAACCGCAACAATACCGATTGGGTGCAGGCCGCGCGTCGGCTTAGCTCGCGAGTCTTGATTGACTTTATGGAGATCACGTCGAAGGAAGTACACGATCTCTTCCGCGGACTTGATCCCGATGCACCTGCGCTCTGGGGAGTCACATGGGCGGGAGAAGAGACTTCTGCGAACTGGTTCGACATTGCACGCGAGTACACGGAACGGTGGCACCATCAGCAGCAGATTCGGGTCGCGGTTGATCGACCAGGAATCAGCAGCCGTGAACTTTACTTCCCAGTGCTCGATACGTTCATGCGCGGCATGCCACATGCGTTCCGCTCAGTGAAGGCTCGCGAAGGAACGGTTGTCGAGATTCAAATCACTGGTGAGGCTGGAGGCTCATGGTTCGTGGAGAGGACGGATTCCGCCTGGATCTTGGAACAACACGCGCCGTCTGCGGAGGCGACGCTGAAGATGGATCAGGAGCTGGCCTGGCGCGTATTCACTAAGGCTGTTGACGTGCAAACCGCGGCACGCGAGGTTGACGTTAGAGGCGATCGCTCTCTCGCGATGCAGGCATTATCGCTAGTTGCGGTGCTTGCGTAG
- a CDS encoding carboxypeptidase regulatory-like domain-containing protein — protein MISLRRISLFVLAIFLMTSVAFSQTQITSGVIQGTVLDPSGAVIPGASVEAHNLDTQIRQATTSDESGRFSFLALAPGRYELIAKKEGFSTVVTQGVDLTVGQARILNFTMKVSSAGETVTVNATTVIDTTATESSSTLNNITIAQTPILGRKFEDLLTLTPGVSIVQGPDGDEITFAGQRGIYNNISLDGGDYNNGFFGEQVGGQRAAIDITLDAVKEFQVVATGATAEFGRTAGGVVNVITKSGTDQFHGSAFHFQRLEALSADTSDGKPLQDFHREQFGGTVGGPIIKQKMFFFGAVEQILENLNRPNLSSPLGTCSVGTPVVGTNDALIGGNSECQRLALLNFFKNSVNQNEGLPVQHEIHNTALLGKYDWTVNTANNLSASYNFDRSNNPNQTFDVPTYGTSANGIEGPSKINSVNFNLFTSVSSKKVNEGHFSFSREDRPRSAVTSNVPADTAMGFAPSFRFGHPFFLGPNIDEVFKRIQVRDNFSIVSGNHTIKFGGEFLHSNNAQVFRGFFQGRYIFDSVVGFMHFATPATATSHGFGPNTAECANGSFVNQGEKCPDGFTATASPLLLYLQGAGTGLTNVTPGASDISNNNYAFFLQDKWQFRPNITFNYGLRWESQTFPDPVIPPSKTAYGTNLSDPRFPSDGKIPNATKMFQPRIGVSWDIRNNQKSVVRASWGIYNAQLNMLTQVGAITTNGVQQQTLFAGNVATCPLTPAPTNGTCPGVPAAYTQVFISPNGPKPQWPNVIPFTPSGGGFPFQPGVTVFNRNYNNPRTYTANFGYQQELAANWAGYLDLTYSQGVYLTRFVNPNTGAALPIQPTDNVDTVSYAPGPFTNLGTITDTQSSAHSLYRGLTVGARKRFSQNYQLEFNYVLSEDVDDDSNERDPFTFRYFNRFDFRRDYAFSDRDERHRFNLFGYMKLPYGIEFSPRMQAHTAQPITDNPLGTGTGAPCSSNNSRTRVVNGIDCGRNHLRKDNGYFSFDWRGARPFHFGDRYALIPQIEMFNSFNNKNNINPLVSPALFNFDGFLREGVGDPLQVQLSVKFTF, from the coding sequence ATGATCTCCCTGCGTCGTATCTCTCTGTTCGTGCTTGCCATTTTCCTGATGACAAGCGTTGCGTTTTCTCAAACCCAGATCACAAGCGGCGTCATCCAAGGCACGGTACTTGACCCGTCCGGAGCGGTAATACCGGGGGCTTCGGTTGAGGCCCACAATCTTGATACTCAAATAAGGCAAGCGACAACCAGCGACGAGAGTGGCAGGTTCTCGTTCCTCGCGCTAGCGCCGGGACGATACGAACTCATCGCCAAGAAAGAAGGATTTTCGACCGTCGTCACTCAAGGCGTCGATTTAACTGTCGGCCAGGCAAGGATTCTAAACTTCACGATGAAGGTGTCCTCCGCCGGCGAGACGGTCACCGTCAATGCCACTACGGTCATCGACACGACGGCGACCGAATCAAGCAGCACGCTGAACAACATCACCATTGCGCAAACTCCCATTCTGGGAAGAAAGTTTGAAGACCTGCTTACGCTCACTCCCGGAGTAAGCATCGTGCAGGGGCCTGATGGCGACGAGATCACCTTTGCCGGCCAACGCGGAATCTACAACAACATCAGCCTTGACGGCGGCGACTACAACAACGGCTTCTTCGGCGAGCAAGTCGGAGGACAGCGGGCGGCCATCGACATAACTCTCGACGCCGTAAAAGAGTTTCAGGTAGTAGCTACCGGAGCCACCGCTGAGTTCGGACGCACCGCCGGCGGAGTGGTGAACGTGATCACTAAATCAGGTACCGATCAGTTCCACGGCAGCGCCTTTCACTTCCAACGCCTGGAAGCGCTCAGCGCCGACACGTCCGACGGCAAGCCCCTCCAGGACTTCCATCGCGAGCAGTTTGGCGGAACAGTGGGCGGTCCGATCATCAAGCAAAAGATGTTCTTCTTCGGAGCGGTCGAGCAGATTCTCGAAAATCTCAATCGGCCAAACCTAAGCTCGCCGCTTGGCACTTGTTCTGTAGGTACGCCCGTGGTTGGAACGAATGACGCGCTGATCGGAGGCAATTCCGAGTGCCAGCGCCTGGCTCTGCTCAACTTCTTCAAGAACAGCGTTAATCAGAACGAGGGGCTTCCGGTCCAGCATGAGATTCACAATACCGCGCTCCTCGGCAAATATGACTGGACCGTCAACACTGCCAACAACCTGAGCGCGTCCTACAACTTCGATCGCTCCAATAATCCCAATCAGACCTTCGACGTGCCTACGTACGGGACCTCGGCCAATGGAATCGAGGGTCCTTCCAAAATTAACTCGGTCAACTTCAATCTCTTCACCAGCGTATCGAGCAAGAAAGTAAACGAAGGTCATTTCAGCTTTTCGCGAGAGGATCGTCCACGATCGGCGGTTACATCAAACGTACCGGCAGACACCGCGATGGGATTCGCTCCATCCTTCCGTTTTGGGCATCCGTTCTTCCTGGGACCCAATATCGATGAAGTTTTCAAGCGTATTCAGGTGCGCGACAACTTCTCGATCGTTTCCGGTAATCACACGATCAAGTTTGGTGGAGAGTTCCTACACAGCAACAACGCGCAGGTCTTCCGCGGATTCTTCCAGGGCCGTTACATCTTCGACTCAGTCGTTGGCTTCATGCACTTCGCCACGCCGGCGACTGCCACCAGCCACGGCTTTGGTCCGAACACAGCGGAGTGCGCCAACGGAAGCTTCGTGAATCAGGGCGAGAAGTGTCCCGATGGATTCACTGCCACCGCGAGCCCGCTGCTTCTCTATCTTCAGGGCGCCGGCACTGGTTTAACGAACGTTACTCCCGGAGCTTCCGACATCAGCAACAACAATTACGCCTTCTTCCTGCAAGACAAATGGCAATTCCGTCCGAACATCACCTTCAATTACGGTTTGCGCTGGGAATCTCAAACATTTCCGGATCCGGTGATACCGCCATCAAAGACCGCGTACGGCACAAATCTGAGCGATCCAAGATTTCCTTCGGACGGCAAGATCCCGAACGCCACCAAGATGTTTCAGCCGCGAATCGGCGTTTCCTGGGACATTAGGAACAACCAAAAGTCGGTTGTGCGAGCCAGTTGGGGCATCTACAACGCACAATTGAACATGCTCACTCAAGTAGGAGCGATTACAACTAACGGAGTTCAACAGCAAACATTGTTTGCAGGTAACGTGGCCACTTGTCCGCTGACGCCGGCTCCAACAAACGGCACTTGCCCCGGCGTTCCAGCAGCCTACACGCAGGTCTTCATCAGCCCGAACGGTCCGAAGCCGCAGTGGCCGAACGTGATTCCGTTCACTCCGTCTGGTGGAGGGTTCCCATTCCAGCCCGGCGTTACGGTGTTTAACCGCAACTACAACAATCCTCGAACCTACACTGCGAACTTTGGGTATCAGCAGGAGTTGGCAGCCAATTGGGCAGGATACCTCGATCTCACTTACTCCCAGGGTGTCTATCTGACGCGCTTCGTGAATCCAAACACTGGCGCGGCTCTTCCCATTCAGCCGACCGACAACGTCGACACCGTGAGTTACGCACCCGGACCGTTCACCAACCTCGGTACGATTACGGATACGCAGAGCAGTGCCCATTCGCTCTATCGAGGCCTCACAGTCGGAGCCAGGAAGAGGTTCAGCCAGAACTATCAGCTGGAATTCAACTACGTGCTTTCGGAAGACGTAGACGATGACTCCAACGAACGCGATCCCTTCACCTTCCGTTATTTCAATCGCTTCGATTTCCGCAGAGACTATGCGTTCTCGGATCGTGACGAGCGACACAGATTCAATCTGTTCGGCTACATGAAGCTGCCATACGGAATTGAATTTAGTCCGCGTATGCAGGCACATACGGCTCAGCCGATCACTGACAACCCTTTAGGCACTGGCACTGGAGCGCCATGCAGTTCTAACAATTCGAGGACTCGCGTGGTGAACGGAATCGACTGCGGGCGCAATCACCTGCGCAAGGACAACGGCTACTTCAGCTTCGATTGGCGTGGAGCTCGTCCGTTCCATTTTGGGGATCGTTACGCATTGATTCCTCAAATTGAGATGTTTAACAGCTTCAACAACAAGAACAACATCAATCCGCTAGTGAGTCCGGCACTCTTTAACTTCGACGGGTTTCTGCGCGAAGGCGTAGGCGATCCGCTGCAAGTTCAGTTGTCGGTGAAGTTCACTTTCTGA
- the ispG gene encoding flavodoxin-dependent (E)-4-hydroxy-3-methylbut-2-enyl-diphosphate synthase, whose product MSQIQRRKTPTVHIGQVRVGSDAPVVVQSMTNTDTADIAGTIKQVAALARAGSELVRVTVNNDAAAQAVPHIVEGLEKIALTVPVIGDFHYNGHLLLKKYPACARSLAKYRINPGNVSIGKKDDENFRTMVEVAVENQKPVRIGVNWGSLDQQLLTRMMDENSRLAEPLDAREVTMEAMVVSALNSAAIAEKYGLRADQIIISAKVSGVQDLLDVYRSLASRCSYVLHLGLTEAGMGMKGVVASSAALAPLLTQGIGDTIRVSLTPAPNGDRTEEVLVAQQILQSLGIRSFTPQVTACPGCGRTTSTFFQELAEQIQGHVRSSMPVWKEKYPGVEEMKLAVMGCVVNGPGESKHANIGISLPGTFEEPKAPVFVDGRLMTTLRGDHIVKEFIGILDEYVETRYGAAATSAANKAEFATKA is encoded by the coding sequence ATGTCTCAGATTCAGCGTAGAAAGACCCCGACCGTTCATATCGGCCAGGTGCGCGTTGGCAGCGATGCACCAGTAGTGGTGCAGTCGATGACCAATACCGATACTGCCGACATTGCCGGCACCATTAAGCAGGTTGCAGCGCTGGCTCGCGCCGGCTCGGAGCTGGTCCGGGTGACCGTAAACAACGACGCGGCTGCGCAGGCGGTACCGCATATCGTTGAAGGGCTGGAGAAGATCGCCCTCACCGTTCCGGTGATTGGGGACTTTCACTACAACGGACACCTTCTGCTGAAGAAGTATCCGGCCTGCGCACGAAGTCTGGCGAAATACCGCATTAACCCCGGGAACGTCAGCATTGGGAAAAAAGACGACGAGAACTTTCGCACCATGGTGGAAGTTGCCGTCGAGAATCAAAAGCCGGTGCGCATCGGCGTTAACTGGGGATCGCTCGATCAACAGTTACTCACACGCATGATGGACGAGAACTCTCGTCTTGCCGAGCCGCTGGACGCGCGCGAAGTGACGATGGAAGCCATGGTTGTGAGCGCGCTCAACTCGGCTGCCATTGCTGAGAAGTACGGCTTGCGCGCCGACCAGATCATCATCAGCGCTAAGGTCAGCGGCGTACAGGATCTGCTGGATGTCTATCGCAGCCTCGCATCGCGCTGCTCCTACGTCCTCCATCTCGGATTGACCGAAGCCGGAATGGGAATGAAAGGTGTCGTCGCCAGCTCGGCAGCACTGGCTCCGCTGCTCACTCAAGGTATCGGAGATACCATTCGCGTCTCTCTCACCCCGGCTCCCAACGGCGATCGTACGGAAGAGGTACTCGTCGCGCAGCAAATCTTGCAGTCGCTCGGAATTCGCAGCTTTACTCCGCAGGTTACGGCATGTCCGGGCTGCGGGCGCACTACGTCAACCTTCTTCCAGGAACTGGCAGAGCAGATTCAGGGCCACGTACGCAGCAGTATGCCGGTATGGAAAGAGAAATATCCGGGTGTGGAAGAGATGAAGCTCGCGGTCATGGGTTGTGTGGTGAACGGACCCGGTGAATCGAAGCACGCCAATATCGGCATCTCGCTGCCGGGAACGTTTGAAGAGCCAAAGGCTCCAGTATTTGTGGATGGAAGATTAATGACGACGTTGCGCGGCGATCACATCGTCAAGGAATTCATCGGGATTCTCGATGAGTATGTCGAAACCCGATACGGCGCCGCTGCCACATCCGCTGCGAACAAGGCCGAGTTCGCGACCAAGGCCTAG
- a CDS encoding tetratricopeptide repeat protein yields MSDSRQQAEDHYYAALDFFAEGKHDQAVAEYEKCLELDPCHSEALHGLARAYQDANRFDESIQISKRLVELDPDDILAHTSLSIAYQKKGMIPEAEAAANQARILGWKKQLREGKDKSF; encoded by the coding sequence ATGTCCGACTCCAGGCAGCAGGCTGAAGATCATTACTACGCGGCGCTCGATTTCTTCGCTGAGGGCAAGCACGACCAAGCTGTCGCTGAGTACGAGAAATGCCTCGAGCTTGATCCGTGCCACTCCGAGGCGTTACACGGCCTGGCTCGCGCCTATCAGGACGCGAATCGCTTCGATGAGTCGATTCAGATATCCAAGCGATTAGTCGAACTCGATCCCGACGACATCCTCGCCCACACCAGCCTTTCGATCGCGTATCAAAAGAAAGGCATGATCCCCGAAGCCGAGGCGGCCGCAAATCAGGCGCGGATTCTCGGGTGGAAGAAGCAGCTTCGTGAGGGAAAAGACAAATCGTTCTAA